Below is a genomic region from Candidatus Paceibacterota bacterium.
GTTGGCGTGGAGCATCACGTTATTATTCAGAAGAGTTTAAAGAAGCTTTTTCTTTAGAGTGTAAAGCTATTAAAAAAACAAGGGAAGATTATGGATTAAAGAATATTGCAGTTATGGTCCCGTTTTGTCGCACACTAGAAGAAGGCGAAAAGGTGGTTGAAATAATGTCACGAAATGGACTCACAAAAGGAAGAGATGGTCTTAAAGTTTATGTAATGTGTGAAATTCCTTCTAATGTAATATTAATAGAAAATTTTCTTGATATTTTTGACGGAATTTCGATTGGTTCAAATGATTTAACCCAGCTTACTTTGGGAATAGATAGAGATAGTGCTATTTTGGCTAATCTTGCAGATGAGAGAAATGAAGCTGTTAAAAAGTTGGTTGCAAATGCTATAAAAGAATGTAAAAACAGAAGAAAATATTCTGGTATTTGCGGAGATGCTCCCTCTACATTTCCTGACTTTGCAAAATTTTTGATTGACAACGGTATTGAAAGTATTTCTATAAACCCTGACGTTGCCGTAAAAACAAGACTAATTATAGGCGAGAAAGAGAAAGAAAAATAATAAATCCCGCAAAAACTTCTTTACCCCTTGACAAATTTTTTTGTATGAGTATACTGCTTTGAAGGTGAGGTTGTTGACCTCATTTTTATTTAGGCCAAAAAATGCCCGTAAAAAGGCTTTTACCTATTGGTAAAATCGCCAAAATTAAATATTTCGTAAAAAAAGAAGAAGGGAAAATTATATTGAAACTGCTTTTTTCAGGGGCGGTTTTTTTAGTTTCTTTGTTGGTAGTAGAAAATCCCGTTATATCTTCTGGGAGTAAAGCAAACGTTAATGATACGTCTCTTTTTTCCGCAGATGTAAGTTTTTCCCAGGAAGATTACAAAAAAGAAAATTGTACCACTCTTGCAGAAGATAATTTAAATCAAGATATTGATGAAGGTACGGTGGCTGCTGTAAACAACTATACGGTTGTAAGTGAAGTTGAAAAAGAACAATCAATTAGTGGTCAAGATTATGCAAGTAGTTCTTCAGAAGGCGATAATCGCAGAAAGAAAAGTGTAGAATATTATGTAAAGGAAGGGGATACCCTCTCTACTGTTGCTTCTAAATTCGGGATAAAAATGCAAACTTTGCTATGGGCGAACAATTTAGACGCGCTTGATGTTATACAACCAGGCGATAGGCTTGCTATTCCTCCAGAAGATGGCGCAATGTATAGGGTTGAGGTGGGGGATACTCTGCTTTCTGTTGCAAATAGATATGACTGTGATATTAACGAAATTGTAGAATACAATCAGCTGGATGCAAATGTAATTGTCGAGGGACAACTATTATTTTTACCAGGCGGAGAAAAGCCAGAACCAGTTCCATCTTCCAGTCTTGCTTCTAATGATGATTCTAGTTCATCTGAATCCGATTATTCATCCAGTTCTTATTTGAGTTCGGAAAGTAGTTTTTCAACGCCAACTGTTCGTTATGGTGGCGGGTCGCACGGATTCCCTTATGGTTATTGTACTTGGTATGTTGCGCAGAGAAGAGGTGGTGTTCCTTGGGGTGGAAATGCTTCTGCTTGGCTATCAAATGCAAGCGCTGCTGGATATGCTACCGGCTACACGCCAGTTCCTGGTGCCATTATGGTAACAAGAGAAAGTTGGTGGGGACACGTTGCATATGTTGAGAGTGTTTCGGGAGGTAGCGTTAGAATTTCCGAGATGAATTATAATGGTTGGGGAGTAGTAAGTTCGAGATCTCTTTCTAAAAACTCTTGGAAAATTCGAGGATACATTTATTAAAGTTGTTGTGGGTATTATCCGAAAATTGTTTTTTCCAGTAATGATATTAACCTTGATAGTAGTGCCTGTTTTTAAAAATATAAGCGCCGAAAAGGATTCGGCCTTTTTAGATGGAAAAGAACTTTTAGTGGTGGATAATGGTTTTGAATTTAAAATTAGAGCAATTGGCAATGGCAGTGAAGAGATTTTAAGAAACAGCGGAATTGTTGTTGGCGAGAAAGATATAGTTTTTCCTGCAAAACCAAAAGAGGGGCAGAAAATTATTATTTTAAGAGCAATGCCACTGTCTTTAAATATATTTGGAAAAAGTGAGGAGATATTTACTTCCAAGAAAACCGTTAAGGAGGTTTTAGAAGAGGCGGGTTTTAAAGTTTCTAAAGGAGTATTTATAAATTACAGCTTAGGAGAAGAAGTTTCTCCTGGTATGAAAATTAAAATTTGGAAAAAGAAAATAGTAAACCCAATAACAGAAAAAAAACCAAAAATAGAAATAAAAAAAGAAGTAAAACTAAATACAGTTAAACAAAAACCAAAAGCAGCGCCAAAAATTCAAAAAACAGGAGAAACACAAACCGGATCTGCTTCATGGTATAGTTATATTCCGGGTAATTATTGTGCTTCTTTGACATTCCCTCGCGGAACAAAACTTCTTGTAACTAACCTTTTAAACGGCAGAAGTGTTATTGTTGTTGTTAATGATAGGGGACCATTTAACGGAAGA
It encodes:
- a CDS encoding LysM peptidoglycan-binding domain-containing protein gives rise to the protein MPVKRLLPIGKIAKIKYFVKKEEGKIILKLLFSGAVFLVSLLVVENPVISSGSKANVNDTSLFSADVSFSQEDYKKENCTTLAEDNLNQDIDEGTVAAVNNYTVVSEVEKEQSISGQDYASSSSEGDNRRKKSVEYYVKEGDTLSTVASKFGIKMQTLLWANNLDALDVIQPGDRLAIPPEDGAMYRVEVGDTLLSVANRYDCDINEIVEYNQLDANVIVEGQLLFLPGGEKPEPVPSSSLASNDDSSSSESDYSSSSYLSSESSFSTPTVRYGGGSHGFPYGYCTWYVAQRRGGVPWGGNASAWLSNASAAGYATGYTPVPGAIMVTRESWWGHVAYVESVSGGSVRISEMNYNGWGVVSSRSLSKNSWKIRGYIY
- a CDS encoding RlpA-like double-psi beta-barrel domain-containing protein, translating into MILTLIVVPVFKNISAEKDSAFLDGKELLVVDNGFEFKIRAIGNGSEEILRNSGIVVGEKDIVFPAKPKEGQKIIILRAMPLSLNIFGKSEEIFTSKKTVKEVLEEAGFKVSKGVFINYSLGEEVSPGMKIKIWKKKIVNPITEKKPKIEIKKEVKLNTVKQKPKAAPKIQKTGETQTGSASWYSYIPGNYCASLTFPRGTKLLVTNLLNGRSVIVVVNDRGPFNGRVIDLERNAFSKIASLSAGTARVKVERVK